From Humisphaera borealis, the proteins below share one genomic window:
- a CDS encoding carbohydrate-binding protein gives MTVASRYARSRVAAAAAHALVEPLEGRQLMAATLPSGFAEVRLSGGFGEPTDMAVAPDGRVFVTEKSGAVRVIKNGTLLSTPFITIPVDTYRDRGLDSIALDPNFATNGYVYLYYTGADPANPNTAPNAAVNRLARVTVDPAKPDTAKAGSQVVLLDNIPSNTGYHIGGLLEFGVDGKIYLGTGDGGVAFDAQTSGVPSYSQDLNSLGGKVLRLNADGTIPSDNPFFGQAGKRSEVWAYGLRNPFSGAVDPVTGKIFANDVGQAAWEEVNAITAGANFGWPGSEGNSTNPSYVNPLYTYAHDPSVTYSASVTGGLFYRGGAFPASYTGQYFVADYIQGWIKTVNPSTGAASPFATGAGGVIRMEASADGGFLYLSHYDRAVYKVSYVGAANRAPNAVATATPTSGLAPLTVSFDASGSTDPDGDTLTYTWNFGDGTTATGRTVSKTYTTNGVYTPTLTVSDGALTHSTTAPAITVGAVAPTPVITLPANNAPYIAGDTISFSGSATDPVDGVLPASAFNWSVIFHHETHTHGFVDSIAGVRSGSFVIPTSGETDPVQWYEIRLTVTNSLGLTSTTSVNVNPQKVNLTLASNVPGITLNFDGQPVTTPLTQQAVAGLIRGLGAPLQQLVNGIVYTFVSWSDGGAASHNVSTPATNITYTAIYAQASGPGPFSGSPISLPGRIKVSDYDFGGEGVSFHDLTVENQGTAAAYRPSEGVDLEYSNDAGSPLNLGWIKAGEWVNYTTSVATAGTYSVRARVASQGVGGRFRLEYNGTQVGTTFTIPDTGGWQTYQSVHVTGINLPAGQGVLRLVCETEGASGFAGNIAALAVTSPFSAVAIPGRIEAENFDNGGEGGGYSDTDTVNQGGAYRTTGVDSETTGDIGGGYNVGYLAAGEWLEYTFNAPSADAYTFSPRLASLGVGGTFQLTIDGIAVGGATAVPDTAGWQTYQSVSLPAINLAAGTHVLRFAVLSVGPSGFAGNLNYIDITGATTVPPPPPPPPTQAPYGGTPAALPGRIEAENFDEGGEGLAYHDDGTNNAGGAYRATGVDVESVTDTGGGYGVGYISAGEWLEYSVNFASAGLYDLGIRFASGHGGGTAHIEIDGAQVGGSITLPGTGGWATWTTVTSSGLNLPAGQHVLRLAFDTTAGGDIGVLSWLNFAPTPVPPPPPVATAPAAPTNLAAVAASSTQVNLSWTAGSTNETGFRIERRLGSTGTWAPLGTTQKGQTTYSDSTGFASSNYNYRVLATNAVGDSPFSAIVSVTTLTSPGQSPFSGTPIAMPGILQAEAFDNGGAGAAFNDTTPTNLGGKYRTTAVDIESTTDTGGGFVVASTAAGEWLEYTVNVPTAGWFTIDTRVSAKGGTAGRFHVEADRVNVTGSLAVPNTGAWTTYRNVTSPAFSLSAGTHVLRLAIDTAVASGRGPNVNWLRLNTVAAPAGAATLKSIAALSDSGETQSVGSLRLVDARTGVPIDGVGALTDGATINLASLPTRRIAIRMESSGASPKLVRFSLDGKQRYRTDKQPSVTTRTAAWKLKPGEHTVVATAIDATGAEIGSVTVRFTIINAPVVS, from the coding sequence TTGACTGTCGCCAGTCGCTACGCCCGTTCCCGGGTCGCCGCGGCGGCCGCCCATGCGCTGGTCGAACCACTCGAAGGCCGCCAGCTCATGGCCGCCACACTTCCGTCCGGCTTCGCGGAAGTTCGGCTGTCCGGTGGGTTCGGCGAGCCGACCGACATGGCCGTCGCACCCGACGGCCGGGTCTTTGTCACCGAAAAGTCCGGTGCGGTTCGGGTGATCAAGAACGGCACGCTCCTGAGCACGCCGTTCATCACCATTCCCGTGGACACCTATCGCGATCGTGGCCTCGACTCGATCGCACTCGATCCGAATTTCGCGACCAACGGCTACGTCTACCTGTATTACACCGGCGCAGACCCTGCGAACCCCAACACCGCCCCCAATGCCGCTGTAAACCGCCTTGCCCGCGTCACCGTTGACCCGGCCAAACCCGATACCGCCAAGGCCGGCAGCCAGGTCGTGCTGCTGGACAACATCCCTTCCAATACCGGCTACCACATCGGCGGCCTGCTGGAGTTCGGCGTCGACGGGAAGATCTATCTCGGCACCGGCGACGGTGGCGTGGCGTTCGACGCACAGACCAGCGGCGTACCCAGCTACTCGCAGGATCTCAACAGCCTCGGCGGCAAGGTCCTCCGCCTCAACGCCGACGGCACCATTCCCTCGGACAATCCGTTCTTCGGCCAGGCGGGCAAGCGATCGGAAGTCTGGGCCTATGGGCTGCGGAATCCGTTCTCTGGTGCGGTCGACCCGGTCACCGGCAAGATCTTTGCCAACGATGTCGGTCAGGCCGCCTGGGAAGAGGTCAATGCAATCACCGCCGGCGCGAACTTCGGTTGGCCCGGTTCCGAGGGCAACAGCACCAACCCCTCGTACGTCAATCCCCTCTACACCTACGCGCACGACCCGAGCGTCACGTACTCGGCCTCGGTGACCGGCGGTCTGTTCTATCGCGGGGGGGCGTTCCCGGCTTCGTATACGGGCCAGTACTTTGTCGCCGACTACATCCAGGGCTGGATCAAGACCGTCAACCCGTCGACCGGCGCGGCAAGCCCGTTCGCCACGGGTGCCGGTGGCGTGATCCGGATGGAAGCGTCCGCCGACGGCGGCTTCCTGTACCTCTCGCATTACGACCGGGCGGTGTACAAGGTCAGCTATGTCGGAGCGGCCAATCGCGCCCCCAATGCCGTCGCCACGGCGACGCCCACCAGCGGCCTGGCGCCCCTGACCGTCAGCTTCGACGCATCCGGTTCGACCGACCCCGACGGCGACACCCTGACCTACACCTGGAACTTCGGCGACGGTACGACCGCGACCGGCAGGACCGTTTCCAAGACCTACACCACCAACGGCGTCTACACGCCGACGCTCACCGTCTCCGACGGCGCGCTGACCCACTCCACGACCGCGCCGGCGATCACCGTCGGTGCCGTCGCCCCGACGCCGGTCATCACACTCCCGGCGAACAACGCGCCGTACATCGCCGGCGATACGATCTCGTTTTCCGGTTCGGCAACCGACCCGGTTGACGGCGTACTTCCGGCCAGCGCGTTCAACTGGTCGGTCATCTTCCATCACGAGACGCACACGCACGGCTTCGTCGACTCGATCGCCGGCGTGCGAAGTGGTTCATTCGTCATCCCCACGTCCGGCGAAACCGATCCGGTGCAGTGGTACGAGATCCGGCTGACCGTCACCAACAGCCTGGGCCTGACCAGCACCACCTCGGTGAACGTCAACCCGCAGAAGGTCAACCTCACACTCGCCAGCAACGTTCCGGGGATCACCCTGAACTTTGACGGCCAGCCCGTCACTACGCCGCTCACGCAGCAGGCGGTCGCAGGGCTGATTCGCGGACTTGGCGCGCCGCTGCAGCAACTCGTCAACGGCATCGTCTACACGTTCGTGTCGTGGTCCGACGGCGGAGCCGCCAGCCACAACGTGAGCACGCCTGCCACGAACATCACCTACACCGCAATCTATGCCCAGGCGAGCGGCCCGGGGCCTTTCTCCGGCTCGCCGATCTCGTTGCCGGGGCGCATCAAGGTCAGCGATTACGACTTCGGCGGCGAGGGGGTTTCGTTCCACGACCTGACGGTCGAGAACCAAGGTACCGCCGCCGCCTACCGTCCGAGCGAAGGCGTGGATCTCGAGTACAGCAATGATGCCGGCAGCCCGCTGAACCTCGGCTGGATCAAGGCCGGCGAGTGGGTGAATTACACCACCAGCGTTGCAACCGCCGGCACTTACTCAGTCCGCGCTCGCGTGGCGTCGCAGGGCGTCGGCGGGCGGTTCCGGCTGGAATACAATGGAACGCAGGTCGGCACGACATTCACGATTCCCGATACAGGCGGCTGGCAGACTTATCAGTCCGTCCACGTGACAGGAATCAACCTGCCGGCCGGTCAGGGCGTGCTCCGGCTGGTCTGTGAGACCGAAGGTGCAAGCGGGTTTGCCGGCAACATCGCCGCGCTCGCCGTTACGTCGCCGTTCTCGGCCGTGGCAATACCGGGACGGATCGAAGCCGAGAACTTCGACAACGGCGGCGAAGGCGGCGGCTACAGCGATACCGATACCGTCAACCAGGGTGGCGCCTATCGCACGACCGGCGTTGACAGCGAAACCACCGGCGATATCGGCGGCGGTTACAACGTCGGTTACCTCGCCGCCGGTGAGTGGCTCGAATACACCTTCAACGCCCCCTCGGCCGACGCCTACACCTTCTCGCCGCGACTTGCGTCGCTCGGCGTCGGCGGCACCTTCCAACTCACGATCGATGGCATCGCGGTCGGCGGCGCAACCGCCGTCCCGGATACCGCCGGCTGGCAGACGTATCAGTCCGTATCGCTGCCGGCGATCAATCTCGCGGCGGGCACGCACGTGCTGCGATTTGCCGTCCTGAGCGTCGGGCCGTCGGGCTTTGCGGGGAACCTCAACTACATCGACATCACCGGCGCGACAACCGTGCCACCACCGCCACCGCCTCCTCCCACCCAGGCACCGTACGGCGGAACGCCGGCGGCGCTGCCGGGCAGGATCGAAGCCGAGAACTTCGACGAAGGCGGCGAAGGCCTGGCCTATCACGACGACGGCACCAACAACGCTGGCGGTGCATACCGCGCTACGGGCGTGGATGTCGAATCCGTCACCGATACCGGCGGTGGATACGGCGTCGGGTACATCAGCGCCGGCGAGTGGCTCGAGTACTCTGTCAACTTTGCCTCCGCGGGACTCTACGACCTCGGCATCCGATTCGCATCCGGCCACGGCGGCGGAACGGCGCATATCGAGATCGACGGTGCGCAGGTCGGCGGATCGATCACGCTGCCGGGCACCGGTGGCTGGGCGACCTGGACGACCGTCACCTCGTCCGGCCTGAACCTGCCCGCCGGTCAGCACGTCCTGCGGCTCGCGTTCGATACGACCGCCGGCGGAGACATCGGCGTGCTGAGCTGGTTGAACTTCGCGCCGACCCCGGTACCGCCGCCGCCCCCGGTCGCCACGGCCCCGGCCGCGCCGACGAATCTCGCGGCCGTCGCAGCGTCCAGCACGCAGGTGAACCTCTCCTGGACCGCCGGGTCCACGAACGAAACCGGCTTCAGGATCGAACGACGTCTGGGTTCCACCGGCACCTGGGCTCCGCTGGGCACCACCCAGAAGGGCCAGACCACCTACAGCGATTCCACTGGGTTCGCCAGTTCCAACTACAACTACCGCGTCCTGGCGACCAACGCCGTCGGCGACTCGCCGTTCAGCGCGATCGTGTCGGTGACGACCCTGACCAGCCCGGGCCAGTCGCCGTTCTCTGGAACGCCCATCGCCATGCCGGGCATCCTGCAGGCAGAGGCATTCGACAACGGCGGCGCGGGGGCCGCGTTTAACGACACGACCCCGACCAACCTTGGCGGCAAGTACCGCACGACCGCTGTCGATATCGAGTCCACCACCGACACCGGCGGCGGGTTCGTCGTGGCATCAACGGCCGCCGGCGAGTGGCTGGAGTACACCGTCAACGTTCCGACCGCCGGATGGTTCACGATCGACACCCGCGTCTCGGCCAAAGGCGGAACCGCCGGCCGATTCCATGTCGAGGCCGACCGCGTGAACGTTACCGGTTCGCTGGCAGTCCCCAACACGGGCGCCTGGACGACGTATCGAAACGTCACTTCGCCCGCGTTCTCGCTGTCGGCCGGAACGCACGTTCTCCGGCTCGCGATCGACACCGCCGTCGCGAGCGGACGTGGGCCCAACGTCAACTGGCTGCGGCTCAACACCGTCGCCGCGCCGGCCGGTGCCGCGACCTTGAAATCCATCGCAGCTCTGTCCGACAGCGGCGAAACGCAGTCGGTCGGTTCCCTGCGCCTGGTCGATGCACGAACCGGTGTGCCGATCGATGGCGTCGGCGCTCTGACCGACGGTGCGACGATCAACCTCGCGTCGCTGCCGACCCGGCGCATCGCGATTCGGATGGAGTCCAGTGGCGCAAGCCCGAAACTCGTCCGGTTCTCGCTCGACGGCAAGCAGCGGTACCGCACTGACAAACAACCTTCCGTCACCACCAGGACCGCGGCCTGGAAGCTTAAGCCCGGCGAGCACACGGTTGTGGCCACCGCGATTGATGCCACTGGAGCAGAGATCGGCTCCGTGACGGTCCGCTTCACCATCATCAACGCGCCGGTGGTCAGCTGA